One Scomber scombrus chromosome 1, fScoSco1.1, whole genome shotgun sequence DNA segment encodes these proteins:
- the sdhaf2 gene encoding succinate dehydrogenase assembly factor 2, mitochondrial, with product MLSSVIAKRLVTGVCQAAWKPAVAGLVPSRGYRGDAPDDTRGDLIEIPLPPWEEKLDEPTDIKRRRLLYESRKRGMLENCILLSLFAKRYLNTMSETQLLQYDRLINEPSNDWDIYYWATEAQPTPEVYQGEIMDMLKEFTRNRNQEQRLDAPSLEYLEKEHQ from the exons ATGCTGTCTTCTGTTATTGCGAAAAGA CTGGTGACTGGGGTGTGCCAGGCAGCATGGAAACCAGCAGTGGCGGGCCTGGTACCATCACGTGGTTACCGTGGAGATGCACCGGACGACACCAGGGGTGACCTGATTGAGATCCCTTTGCCCCCTTGGGAGGAGAAGCTTGACGAGCCCACTGACATCAAGAGACGGCGCCTGCTTTATGAGAGTCGCAAGAGAGGCATGCTGGAGAACTGCATATTGCTCAG CCTTTTTGCAAAGCGATACCTGAACACAATGAGTGAGactcagctgctgcagtatgACAGACTGATTAATGAACCCAGCAATGACTGGGACATCTACTACTGGGCAACAG AAGCCCAGCCTACTCCTGAAGTCTACCAAGGAGAAATTATGGATATGTTGAAGGAGTTCACAAGAAACCGCAACCAGGAACAGAGGTTGGATGCACCCAGCTTGGAATACTTGGAAAAGGAACACCAATGA